From the Colletotrichum lupini chromosome 10, complete sequence genome, one window contains:
- a CDS encoding translation elongation factor aEF-2 — protein sequence MGEQLRRPNWGCLGVYCASDRPGEVPRVEVWSKYLLRFLACKVLTKGWKAVAGAPHTFLALQKIILYAYCGRGDKQSNGKGEGGSLDGIQRARGKARTHRFPFFPFLPPPTFLPFYPLHPIHLFSTIKESVEELISSPVVSWNRRLFNLSRQPSHLHLSSFILSQQRKGFSTLNFKELVEPPPSRWSSKFITTHLTLVSGISNITTCLFIIIIINNTIMEQCLHTLLHRCSKALLSAHLYPAPHLTSPHFDLLPSLSFGEIRGLMDKPTNVRNMSVIAHVDHGKSTLTDSLLSKAGIISTAKAGDARATDTRADEQERGITIKSTAISLYHNVDPDDVKDIVGQKTDGTDFLINLIDSPGHVDFSSEVTAALRVTDGALVVVDTVEGVCVQTETVLRQALGERIKPVVIINKVDRALLELQVSKEDLYQSFSRTIESVNVIISTYFDKSLGDVQVYPDKGTIAFGSGLHGWAFTIRQFAVRYAKKFGVDRNKMMERLWGDNYFNPHTKKWTNKSTHEGKQLERAFNQFILDPIFKIFSAVMNFKKEEVATLLQKLDLKLPVEDREKEGKQLLKAVMRTFLPAADALLEMMILHLPSPVTAQKYRAETLYEGPPDDEAAIAIRDCDAKGPLMLYVSKMVPTSDKGRFYAFGRVFAGTVKSGIKVRIQGPNYTPGKKEDLFIKAIQRTVLMMGGKVEAIDDMPAGNIVGLVGIDQFLLKSGTLTTSDTAHNLKVMKFSVSPVVQRSVQVKNAQDLPKLVEGLKRLSKSDPCVLTMTSESGEHIVAGAGELHLEICLNDLMNDHAGVPLIISDPVVQYRETVVGKSSITALSKSPNKHNRIYMIAEPIDEELSKEIEAGKISPRDDFKARARVLADDFGWDVTDARKIWTFGPDTTGANLLVDQTKAVQYLNEIKDSVVSGFQWATREGPVAEEPMRSVRWNIMDVTLHADAIHRGGGQIIPTSRRVLYAAALLAEPALLEPVFLVEIQVPEQAMGGVYGVLTRRRGHVFGEEQRPGTPLFTIKAYLPVMESFGFNSDLRQATSGQAFPQSVFDHWQPLPGGSPLDGTSKVGQIVQEMRKRKGLKVEVPGVENYYDKFNKSVESQIAVPYPPETRLKSAAGNGSGQQQRRRPSHGSHLGLNSFSQQPLISGQIFVCSRGFPPSNNNDSNLSVHYLTEEDAPLLRTWLLSKLPEVSDTETDILADYVLALLASQEGDAAHIRAACESELPQFLNTDTAPEFVDELFRVIEYKSFLPGAPPPPKRLTEADNRAAASEFPSQGGSRKRSFNDRGDAGASVDRDAGFEERAYKQPRRSQWDSTASGAGGYSAQPFPADGSFQLSATAAPYDPNFPRGAPTGPQNWRGMPQMPPAYPQGAAPPQGPRRNRQKCREFATKGYCARGSSCQYDHGVEPIWLPPSGPSGPQKFDDFDPRDAAMMMSQNFQQMQQLMEAFNAERSSREGRKNRRATRGKRRQHRASFSAEGPVEDTTKTTIVVENIPEEYLSEEEVRKFFSEFGDIQEASLQPHKRLATVTYDTWDAANAAYRSPKVIFDNRFVRVFWFVEESEQAAARAAANGEDPDAEPEIDLEEFMKKQEEAQRQHEEKAQKKAELDKQRQELEQRQRELLAQHREVQQKLQAKLASKNGDGGENGEEGSLNSALRAQLAALEDEAKLLGLDPSATDEPSNSWHASYRGRGRGRGGFVPRGRGYAPRGRGSYRGGYQGDVHVAYAAYSLDNRPRTVSVTGVDFTSSEKDEVLRQYLLAVGEFTDINTTPSKTEVTFKDRKTAEKFFYGLPKQEIPGIDGQLELSWVATPLAPVKTVENGASSKTQGASDHDMAMGNAAPNGSSAARDLMEQQPEQQRDMDYDVADDDDWRVE from the exons ATGGGAGAGCAGTTGAGACGACCTAACTGGGGGTGTTTGGGGGTGTACTGCGCAAGTG ACCGGCCGGGTGAAGTGCCCCGAGTAGAGGTCTGGAGCAAATACTTGCTGCGTTTCCTAGCGTGCAAGGTGCTGACGAAAGGCTGGAAGGCTGTTGCTGGGGCACCCCATACCTTCCTTGCCTTGCAAAAGATAATACTGTATGCGTACTGCGGCAGAGGTGACAAGCAGTCAAA TGGTAAAGGTGAAGGTGGATCATTGGATGGGATCCAGAGGGCGAGAG GCAAGGCGAGGACGCACCGGTTCCCTTTTTTTCCATTCCTTCCCCCTCCCACCTTTTTACCCTTCTACCCCCTCCATCCCATTCACCTCTTTTCGACGATAAAAGAATCGGTAGAGGAGCTCATCAGTTCCCCTGTCGTTTCCTGGAACCGTCGACTTTTCAACCTTTCGAGGCAACCCTCACATCTTCATCTGTCTTCCTTCATTCTCTCCCAGCAGAGAAAAGGATTCAGCACTCT AAATTTCAAAGAGCTCGTTGAGCCACCGCCGTCAAGATGGTCAAGTAAGTTCATCACAACCCATCTCACTCTAGTCTCGGGCATAAGCAACATCACGACATGTctcttcatcatcatcatcatcaacaaCACCATCATGGAGCAATGCCTGCACACTTTGCTGCATCGTTGCAGCAAAGCTTTGCTGAGCGCCCATCTCTACCCCGcccctcacctcacctcacctcactttGACCTTCTCCCCTCACTCTCCTTCGGA GAGATCCGTGGGCTCATGGACAAGCCCACCAACGTCCGTAACATGTCCGTCATTGCCCACGTCGATCACGGAAAGTCCACCCTCACCGACTCCCTTCTCTCCAAGGCCGGTATCATCTCCACCGCCAAGGCCGGAGACGCGAGAGCCACGGATACCCGTGCCGACGAGCAGGAGCGTGGTATTACCATCAAGTCTACCGCCATCTCCCTGTACCACAACGTCGACCCCGACGATGTCAAGGACATTGTTGGCCAGAAGACCGACGGCACCGACTTCCTCATCAACCTGATCGACTCCCCCGGTCACGTTGATTTCTCTTCCGAAGTCACTGCTGCTCTCCGTGTCACTGACGGTGCTCTCGTTGTCGTCGACACCGTCGAGGGTGTCTGCGTCCAGACCGAGACTGTCCTGCGTCAGGCCCTCGGTGAGCGCATCAAGCCCGTCGTCATCATCAACAAGGTCGACCGTGCTCTTCTCGAGCTTCAGGTCTCCAAGGAGGACCTTTACCAGTCCTTCTCCCGTACCATCGAGTCCGTCAACGTCATCATCTCCACCTACTTTGACAAGTCGCTCGGTGACGTCCAGGTCTACCCCGACAAGGGTACCATCGCCTTCGGTTCCGGTCTTCACGGCTGGGCCTTCACCATCCGCCAGTTCGCCGTCCGCTACGCCAAGAAGTTCGGTGTCGACCGCAACAAGATGATGGAGCGTCTCTGGGGCGACAACTACTTCAACCCCCACACCAAGAAGTGGACCAACAAGAGCACCCACGAGGGCAAGCAGCTCGAGCGTGCCTTCAACCAGTTCATCTTGGACCCCATCTTCAAGATCTTCTCCGCCGTCATGAACttcaagaaggaggaggtcgCCACCCTTCTCCAGAAGCTCGACCTCAAGCTCCCCGTTGAGGACCGCGAGAAGGAGGGCAAGCAGCTCCTCAAGGCCGTCATGCGCACTTTCCTCCCCGCCGCCGACGCCCTTCTCGAGATGATGATTCTCCACCTCCCCTCCCCCGTCACCGCCCAGAAGTACCGTGCCGAGACTCTGTACGAGGGTCCCCCCGACGATGAGGCCGCCATTGCCATCCGCGACTGCGATGCCAAGGGTCCCCTCATGCTCTACGTCTCCAAGATGGTTCCCACCTCCGACAAGGGTCGCTTCTACGCTTTCGGTCGTGTCTTCGCCGGTACCGTCAAGTCCGGTATCAAGGTCCGCATCCAGGGCCCCAACTACACCCCCGGCAAGAAGGAGGATCTCTTCATCAAGGCTATCCAGCGTACCGTCCTCATGATGGGTGGCAAGGTCGAGGCCATCGACGACATGCCTGCCGGTAACATTGTCGGTCTCGTTGGTATTGACCAGTTCCTCCTCAAGTCTGGTACCCTCACCACCTCCGACACCGCCCACAACCTCAAGGTCATGAAGTTCTCCGTCTCCCCCGTCGTCCAGCGCTCCGTCCAGGTCAAGAACGCCCAGGATCTCCCCAAGCTCGTCGAGGGTCTCAAGCGTCTCTCCAAGTCCGACCCCTGTGTCCTGACCATGACCTCCGAGTCTGGTGAGCACATTGTCGCCGGTGCCGGTGAGCTCCACTTGGAGATTTGCCTGAACGATCTCATGAACGACCACGCCGGTGTTCCCCTCATCATCTCCGACCCCGTCGTCCAGTACCGTGAGACCGTTGTTGGCAAGTCCAGCATCACCGCTCTCTCCAAGTCTCCCAACAAGCACAACCGTATCTACATGATCGCTGAGCCCATCGACGAGGAGCTCTCCAAGGAGATCGAGGCTGGCAAGATCAGCCCCCGTGACGATTTCAAGGCCCGCGCCCGTGTCCTCGCTGACGACTTCGGCTGGGATGTCACTGACGCCCGTAAGATCTGGACCTTCGGCCCCGACACCACCGGTGCCAACTTGCTCGTCGACCAGACCAAGGCCGTCCAGTACCTCAACGAAATCAAGGACTCCGTCGTCTCTGGTTTCCAGTGGGCCACCCGCGAGGGTCCCGTTGCCGAGGAGCCCATGCGTTCCGTCCGCTGGAACATCATGGATGTCACCCTCCACGCCGATGCCATTCACCGTGGTGGTGGCCAGATCATCCCCACCTCCCGCCGTGTCCTGTACGCCGCCGCCCTTCTCGCCGAGCCCGCTCTCCTCGAGCCCGTCTTCTTGGTCGAGATCCAGGTGCCCGAGCAGGCCATGGGTGGTGTCTACGGTGTCCTTACCCGCAGACGTGGTCACGTCTTCGGTGAGGAGCAGCGCCCCGGTACTCCCCTGTTCACCATCAAGGCCTACCTGCCCGTCATGGAGTCCTTCGGCTTCAACAGTGACCTGCGCCAGGCCACCTCCGGACAGGCCTTCCCCCAGTCCGTCTTTGACCACTGGCAGCCCCTGCCCGGTGGCTCTCCTCTGGACGGCACCTCCAAGGTCGGCCAGATCGTCCAGGAGATGCGTAAGCGCAAGGGTCTCAAGGTTGAGGTTCCCGGTGTTGAGAAC TACTACGACAAGTT TAACAAGTCTGTTGAATCTCAGATCGCCGTGCCATATCCTCCCGAGACAAGACTGAAATCTGCAGCGGGCAACGGCAGcgggcagcagcagcgacgCCGACCCTCGCATGGATCCCACTTAGGTTTAAA CTCCTTCTCTCAACAACCTCTCATTTCTGGGCAAATTTTTGTTTGTTCGCGTGGCTTCCCGCCGAGCAATAACAATGACTCCAACCTGTCCGTACATTACTTGA CAGAGGAGGATGCGCCCTTGCTCAGGACGTGGCTCCTGAGCAAGCTGCCTGAAGT ATCCGATACAGAGACAGACATCTTGGCCGACTATGTCCTTGCTCTTCTCGCCTCGCAGGAAGGCGACGCTGCGCACATTCGTGCGGCATGCGAAAGCGAACTGCCGCAGTTCCTCAACACAG ACACCGCGCCGGAATTTGTTGACGAGCTGTTTCGCGTCATCGAGTACAAGTCGTTTCTCCCGGGCGCGCCTCCCCCGCCCAAGAGGTTGACAGAGGCAGACAATCGCGCGGCGGCTTCGGAGTTTCCGTCTCAGGGTGGTTCGCGAAAGCGCTCATTCAATGACAGGGGCGACGCCGGCGCTTCGGTCGATCGGGACGCGGGCTTCGAGGAGCGCGCTTACAAGCAACCTCGCCGGAGTCAGTGGGACTCGACGGCTTCGGGTGCTGGAGGGTACTCTGCGCAGCCGTTCCCTGCCGATGGCTCGTTCCAGCTGTCGGCTACGGCGGCGCCGTACGACCCAAACTTCCCGCGAGGAGCACCAACTGGCCCCCAGAACTGGCGCGGGATGCCTCAGATGCCACCGGCCTATCCTCAGGGCGCCGCCCCGCCTCAAGGGCCACGAAGAAATAGGCAGAAATGCCGCGAATTCGCGACCAAGGGGTACTGCGCTCGGGGAAGCTCATGCCAGTATGACCACGGCGTCGAGCCCATCTGGTTGCCGCCTAGCGGTCCTAGTGGTCCTCAGAAATTCGATG ACTTTGATCCCCGAGACGCGGCCATGATGATGTCGCAAAACTTCCAACAAATGCAGCAGCTCATGGAGGCATTCAACGCTGAGCGATCCAGTCGCGAGGGCCGCAAGAACCGCCGTGCTACTAGAGGCAAACGGCGTCAGCACAGAGCCTCCTTTTCCGCTGAAGGCCCTGTTGAGGATACCACGAAGACGACAATCGTCGTGGAGAACATACCCGAGGAGTACCTGTCTGAGGAGGAAGTCCGCAAGTTCTTCTCCGAGTTTGGCGATATTCAAGAGGCCTCGCTGCAGCCTCACAAGCGGCTCGCAACTGTCACGTATGACACGTGGGATGCTGCCAATGCGGCGTACCGGTCTCCTAAGGTCATCTTTGACAACCGCTTCGTCAGAGTGTTTTGGTTCGTCGAAGAGAGCGAGCAGGCTGCCGCACGCGCTGCTGCCAATGGCGAAGACCCAGACGCTGAGCCGGAGATTGATCTTGAGGAGTTTATGAAGAAGCAAGAAGAGGCCCAGCGGCAGCACGAGGAAAAAGCGCAAAAGAAGGCAGAGCTAGACAAGCAACGGCAAGAACTGGAGCAGCGGCAACGCGAGCTTCTCGCCCAGCACCGCGAGGTCCAGCAGAAGCTTCAAGCCAAGTTGGCCTCGAAGAACGGCGATGGAGGGGAGAATGGAGAAGAGGGCTCGTTGAATTCGGCGCTTCGCGCGCAGCTCGCGGCTCTCGAagacgaggctaagctcctCGGTCTCGACCCGAGCGCGACGGATGAACCGTCCAACTCGTGGCATGCGAGCTATCGCGGACGGGGTCGCGGCAGAGGCGGCTTCGTCCCGCGTGGCCGTGGCTACGCTCCTCGAGGAAGAGGATCATACCGGGGCGGGTACCAAGGCGATGTCCACGTCGCCTACGCCGCGTACTCGCTCGACAACCGTCCTCGGACTGTGTCCGTCACGGGTGTGGACTTTACTTCGTCTGAGAAGGACGAGGTGCTTCGGCAATATTTGCTTGCTGTCGGTGAATTTACAGACATCAACACCACCCCGTCCAAGACCGAAGTCACCTTCAAGGACCGCAAGACGGCTGAGAAGTTCTTTTACGGTCTCCCCAAGCAGGAGATCCCGGGCATCGACGGCCAACTCGAGCTGTCGTGGGTCGCCACGCCCCTGGCCCCCGTCAAGACTGTTGAGAATGGCGCATCGTCAAAGACCCAGGGCGCGTCTGACCATGATATGGCCATGGGCAACGCCGCACCTAATGGATCGTCGGCGGCACGTGACCTGATGGAGCAGCAGCCGGAACAGCAGCGGGATATGGACTATGATGTTGCGGATGACGATGACTGGAGAGTTGAGTAG